CCTTCCCTGGGCTTAGCGACGTGGCGTCGCGTGGCGAGGACGCGCGCGCGAACCCAGGTGTTCCGTAACGCTCTTGTAGATCGGAAGCGTCGGGGCGCCAGCCGGCGCCGCGCTTCTGCGGTGGTTCGGACCTTGCGGGAATGTGGTTCCCTGGCGACGATGTAGCGTCACGCTGGCTCCCTATTGGATTCCTGGGAGGAAGAAGTCCCGATGAAACCGCTGATTGGTCTGACGACCTACGGCCGGAACGATTTCGATGAAGACACGCCCCGTTTTTGTACGCCGGCGGCCTATTGCGACGCCGTCGCCCGGGCGGGCGGCGTTCCCGTGCTGATTCCGCCCTGCCAGCCCGATTTCGAGACGCTCTCCGCGCGATTCGACGGGTTCGTGCTGATCGGCGGCGGCGACGTCGACCCCAGCCACTACGGCGGCAAAACACACGAAACCATCTACATGACCGACGCCGAGCGGGACGGCTGGGAACTGGAATTCGCCCGGCGGCTGTCGCAGGGCGATCTGCCGGCGCTCTGCATCTGCCGCGGCTGCCAGGTCTTGAACGTGGCGCTCGGCG
The DNA window shown above is from Planctomycetia bacterium and carries:
- a CDS encoding gamma-glutamyl-gamma-aminobutyrate hydrolase family protein; amino-acid sequence: MKPLIGLTTYGRNDFDEDTPRFCTPAAYCDAVARAGGVPVLIPPCQPDFETLSARFDGFVLIGGGDVDPSHYGGKTHETIYMTDAERDGWELEFARRLSQGDLPALCICRGCQVLNVALGGTLIEHLPDEVGDELAHRAPPRKPTEHAVNIEPGSKLAGLVGGTVCNTVSWHHQAVRDAAPGLKVVARAADGTIEAVELPNHPFMVAVQWHPELSAERDPVQQGLFDRLIEAARQRTVRK